From the Amycolatopsis thermoflava N1165 genome, one window contains:
- a CDS encoding SRPBCC family protein, with protein sequence MTSTRQDARIVAADKVPTIEIIREFDAPPAHVFRAHVDPDLLAQWIGPHSLTTRITKWDARTGGEWAFANDRDGEEIASFFGSFHEVRPDERIVWTFAYEGDPDGVALETITFEAIDGGRTRLTTLSVVKDFETRDGILSSGMDVGVNEGYEKLDALLAKGA encoded by the coding sequence ATGACCAGCACCCGTCAGGATGCCCGGATCGTCGCGGCCGACAAGGTCCCGACGATCGAGATCATCCGCGAGTTCGACGCCCCACCCGCGCACGTGTTCCGTGCCCACGTCGACCCCGACCTCCTCGCGCAGTGGATCGGGCCGCACTCGCTCACCACGAGGATCACCAAGTGGGACGCCCGCACCGGCGGCGAGTGGGCCTTCGCCAACGACCGGGACGGCGAGGAGATCGCTTCGTTCTTCGGCAGTTTCCACGAGGTGCGGCCGGACGAGCGGATCGTGTGGACGTTCGCCTACGAGGGCGATCCCGACGGCGTCGCGCTGGAGACAATCACCTTCGAGGCGATCGACGGCGGCCGGACGCGGCTGACCACCCTCAGCGTGGTCAAGGACTTCGAGACCCGCGACGGCATCCTGTCCAGCGGCATGGACGTCGGGGTCAACGAGGGCTACGAGAAGCTCGACGCACTGCTCGCCAAGGGAGCCTGA
- a CDS encoding ABC transporter permease encodes MTVSAVSAARPASRRRAAVPPTVVLSFAVVAVVLSWALLPGLFTGQDPAAGVPADKFLPPGAGHWFGTDHLGRDLFSRVVHGTATSVGSALIAVGIGVVVGGVIGLVAGFAGGWTDSALARLVDVLLAIPQFLLAVIVVSALGFQTVNAAVATGVSAVAVFARVMRSEVIKTRRAVFVEAAYLQGGSRWHILLRHVLPNASRSVLTLAVLQFGLSILVIAGLAFLGYGDPPPASDWGLLISVGKDYPLAPWLVYAPALVTIATVLSVNRISRWLRKTN; translated from the coding sequence ATGACGGTCTCCGCGGTCTCCGCCGCCCGCCCGGCTTCCCGGCGCCGCGCGGCGGTGCCGCCCACGGTGGTGCTGTCGTTCGCGGTCGTGGCGGTCGTGTTGTCCTGGGCGCTGCTGCCCGGGCTGTTCACCGGCCAGGACCCGGCCGCCGGCGTGCCCGCGGACAAGTTCCTGCCACCCGGCGCCGGGCACTGGTTCGGCACCGACCACCTGGGCCGCGACCTGTTCAGCCGCGTCGTGCACGGCACCGCCACCTCCGTCGGCAGCGCGCTGATCGCCGTCGGCATCGGCGTCGTGGTCGGCGGGGTGATCGGGCTCGTCGCCGGGTTCGCCGGCGGCTGGACCGACAGCGCGCTGGCGCGGCTGGTCGACGTGCTGCTGGCGATACCGCAGTTCCTGCTCGCCGTCATCGTCGTCAGCGCGCTCGGCTTCCAGACCGTCAACGCCGCGGTCGCCACCGGGGTGTCCGCGGTGGCCGTGTTCGCCAGGGTGATGCGGTCCGAAGTCATCAAGACCCGCCGCGCCGTGTTCGTCGAGGCCGCCTACCTGCAGGGCGGGTCGCGGTGGCACATCCTGCTGCGCCACGTGCTGCCCAACGCCTCCCGCTCGGTGCTGACCCTCGCGGTGCTCCAGTTCGGACTGTCCATCCTGGTCATCGCCGGGCTGGCGTTCCTCGGCTACGGCGACCCTCCGCCCGCCTCCGACTGGGGCCTGCTCATCTCGGTGGGCAAGGACTACCCGCTGGCCCCCTGGCTGGTCTACGCGCCCGCGCTCGTCACGATCGCCACCGTCCTCTCCGTGAACAGGATCAGCCGATGGCTCCGCAAGACGAACTGA
- a CDS encoding ABC transporter permease — MNRDYATYALRRVLQAIVVILLAYVFTFVVISVLPGDPVSAVLNNPQNAFTQDQIRDIIAYYGLDQPVYVQLWESLSRFVTGDLGLSLRTHLPVSRMIGEVLPSTLALAAAALAVALVLALAIALGTRYLPRRYGQGVLRAFPSLFLSMPNFVIGLVLIQVFAFQLGLFRVIDSEGSWATFFAAVALGIPVSAQVAEVLVANLDHESRQDYAFLARSRGLGKTRLFLRHLLKPSALPVVTVLALVVGELLGGAVITEQIFGRTGIGSLVQRSVTAQDLPVLQAVVSLAAVAFVVVNLLADLVYPLLDPRVRLLPERRRAEVAA, encoded by the coding sequence ATGAACCGCGACTACGCGACCTACGCCCTGCGGCGGGTCCTGCAGGCGATCGTGGTCATCCTGCTCGCCTACGTGTTCACCTTCGTGGTGATCAGCGTGCTGCCCGGCGACCCGGTCTCGGCCGTCCTGAACAACCCGCAGAACGCGTTCACGCAAGACCAGATCCGCGACATCATCGCCTACTACGGGCTCGACCAGCCGGTGTACGTGCAGCTGTGGGAGTCGCTGTCGCGGTTCGTGACCGGGGACCTCGGCCTCTCGCTGCGCACGCACCTGCCGGTGAGCCGCATGATCGGCGAGGTCCTGCCGTCCACGCTCGCGCTCGCCGCCGCCGCGCTGGCCGTGGCGCTGGTGCTCGCGCTGGCCATCGCCCTGGGCACCCGCTACCTTCCCCGGCGCTACGGCCAGGGCGTGCTGCGGGCCTTCCCGTCGCTGTTCCTGTCGATGCCGAACTTCGTCATCGGCCTGGTGCTGATCCAGGTGTTCGCGTTCCAGCTCGGGCTGTTCCGGGTGATCGACTCCGAGGGCTCGTGGGCGACGTTCTTCGCCGCGGTCGCCCTCGGCATCCCGGTCTCCGCGCAGGTCGCCGAGGTGCTCGTCGCGAACCTCGACCACGAGTCCCGGCAGGACTACGCGTTCCTCGCCCGGTCCCGCGGGCTCGGCAAGACCCGGTTGTTCCTGCGGCACCTGCTCAAACCGTCGGCGCTGCCGGTGGTCACGGTGCTCGCGCTGGTGGTCGGGGAGCTGCTCGGCGGCGCCGTGATCACCGAGCAGATCTTCGGGCGCACCGGCATCGGCAGCCTGGTGCAGCGGTCGGTGACCGCGCAGGACCTGCCGGTGCTGCAGGCGGTGGTCTCGCTCGCCGCGGTCGCGTTCGTCGTGGTCAACCTCCTGGCAGACCTCGTCTACCCGCTGCTCGACCCGCGGGTGCGGTTGCTGCCCGAACGGCGGCGCGCGGAGGTGGCGGCATGA
- a CDS encoding LysE/ArgO family amino acid transporter yields MNVLSAGLAGFGTGLSLIVAIGAQNAFVLRQGVRRHAVAAVVAICAASDAVLIALGVAGLGAVVTAWPAALTAVGLAGGAFLICYGVLAGRRALRPAATGLTTTGAAAGSIGAAVLTCLAMTWLNPHVYLDTVLLVGSVAADRGALRWIFGLGAMAASLAWFACLGYGARLLSPVLSRPGAWRTLDVLVAATMLVMGTMLLARAL; encoded by the coding sequence GTGAACGTTCTTTCCGCAGGTCTGGCCGGGTTCGGCACGGGCCTGTCCCTCATCGTGGCCATCGGCGCGCAGAACGCGTTCGTCCTGCGCCAGGGCGTGCGACGGCACGCGGTGGCGGCCGTCGTCGCGATCTGTGCCGCCTCCGACGCGGTGCTGATCGCGCTCGGCGTGGCCGGGCTCGGCGCCGTGGTGACCGCCTGGCCTGCGGCCCTCACCGCGGTCGGCCTGGCCGGCGGTGCTTTCCTGATCTGCTACGGCGTCCTCGCCGGGCGGCGTGCGCTGCGCCCGGCGGCCACCGGGTTGACGACGACGGGCGCCGCGGCCGGCTCGATCGGCGCGGCCGTGCTCACCTGCCTGGCGATGACCTGGCTGAACCCGCACGTCTACCTGGACACGGTGCTGCTGGTCGGTTCGGTCGCCGCGGACCGCGGGGCTCTGCGGTGGATCTTCGGGCTCGGCGCGATGGCCGCCAGCCTGGCGTGGTTCGCCTGCCTCGGCTACGGCGCGCGACTGCTCAGCCCGGTGCTGTCCCGGCCGGGCGCGTGGCGCACGCTGGACGTCCTCGTCGCGGCGACCATGCTCGTGATGGGCACGATGCTGCTGGCCCGCGCGCTGTGA
- a CDS encoding maleylpyruvate isomerase family mycothiol-dependent enzyme yields MTPAQQHAHDAARFTELVESAGPGDWTRPSPVAGWTALDVVKHLVEWSRGFLRGAGIELPALDVAADPAAAWKQHAADIQAILDDPAGRVLSNPHTGDKPVDEAIDQFYTADVWMHTWDLAKALGREPDLGQDRCAATLAGMRPIEQLLRDSGQYGPAVPVSDDASPQDQLMAFIGRDPAWRP; encoded by the coding sequence ATGACGCCTGCCCAGCAGCACGCGCACGACGCGGCCCGCTTCACCGAGCTGGTCGAGTCCGCGGGCCCCGGCGACTGGACGCGCCCCAGCCCGGTCGCCGGGTGGACGGCGCTCGACGTCGTGAAGCACCTCGTCGAGTGGTCCCGCGGCTTCCTGCGGGGCGCCGGGATCGAACTCCCCGCCCTGGACGTCGCGGCCGACCCGGCCGCGGCCTGGAAGCAGCACGCCGCCGACATCCAGGCGATCCTCGACGACCCCGCCGGGCGCGTGCTGAGCAACCCGCACACCGGCGACAAACCCGTGGACGAGGCGATCGACCAGTTCTACACGGCCGACGTCTGGATGCACACCTGGGACCTGGCCAAGGCGCTCGGCCGCGAACCCGACCTCGGCCAGGACCGGTGCGCCGCCACGCTCGCCGGCATGCGGCCGATCGAGCAGCTCCTGCGGGACAGCGGACAGTACGGTCCCGCGGTGCCCGTCTCCGACGACGCCTCGCCGCAGGACCAGCTGATGGCCTTCATCGGCCGCGACCCGGCCTGGCGCCCCTGA
- a CDS encoding LLM class flavin-dependent oxidoreductase, whose protein sequence is MTGRRLGFNTRVSFSDDPGAGLREGIELFRAAEALGYQSGWAYQRHFDHYLSSPLPFFAAAGQHTQRITLGSAVIPMRYQDPVLLAEAAGTTDLLIGGRLQLAVSTSGNATWDAVFGEVGTDARTEAERRQERFLDAIAGAALHIVDGPGQGAPVGTQLRVTPHSPGLRSRIRQGAGSLGSAARAAELGIGLITGTVLHDVPEGVSFGEHQARLIDVYRTTWRDKHGNEPPPVAVAASVLPGTTAGLRETYAAYDRQRRTEGMAASRPKGALTPVIGADLPAGMRMSPVFHGTPDEVTEAVLADPGLAAAEEIVLFLPPAFGLADNIRLLTDAARTVAPALGWDGSPQGR, encoded by the coding sequence GTGACGGGGCGCAGGCTCGGCTTCAACACGCGGGTGTCGTTCAGCGACGACCCGGGCGCGGGGCTCCGGGAGGGCATCGAGCTGTTCCGGGCGGCCGAGGCGCTCGGCTACCAGTCCGGATGGGCCTACCAGCGGCACTTCGACCACTACCTGTCCTCGCCGCTGCCGTTCTTCGCCGCGGCCGGGCAGCACACGCAGCGCATCACGCTCGGCAGCGCGGTGATCCCGATGCGGTACCAGGACCCGGTGCTGCTGGCCGAGGCCGCGGGCACCACGGACCTGCTCATCGGCGGCCGCCTCCAGCTCGCGGTGTCCACCAGCGGAAACGCCACCTGGGACGCGGTGTTCGGCGAGGTCGGCACGGACGCGCGCACCGAGGCCGAGCGCCGCCAGGAGCGGTTCCTCGACGCGATCGCCGGGGCGGCGCTGCACATCGTGGACGGACCGGGGCAGGGCGCGCCGGTGGGCACGCAACTGCGGGTCACCCCGCACAGCCCGGGCCTGCGGTCGCGGATCCGGCAGGGCGCGGGCAGTCTCGGCTCGGCGGCGCGGGCCGCCGAACTCGGCATCGGGCTGATCACCGGGACGGTGCTGCACGACGTCCCGGAGGGCGTGAGTTTCGGCGAGCACCAGGCGCGGCTGATCGACGTCTACCGCACCACCTGGCGCGACAAGCACGGCAATGAGCCGCCGCCGGTCGCCGTCGCCGCCTCGGTCCTGCCCGGCACCACGGCCGGGCTGCGGGAGACCTACGCCGCCTACGACCGGCAGCGGCGCACCGAGGGCATGGCCGCGTCCCGCCCGAAGGGTGCGCTGACCCCGGTGATCGGCGCGGACCTCCCGGCCGGGATGCGGATGAGCCCGGTCTTCCACGGCACACCCGACGAGGTCACCGAGGCCGTGCTCGCCGACCCCGGCCTGGCGGCGGCCGAGGAGATCGTCCTGTTCCTCCCACCGGCCTTCGGACTCGCCGACAACATCCGGCTGCTGACCGACGCCGCGCGGACGGTCGCCCCGGCCCTCGGCTGGGACGGCAGCCCACAGGGGCGCTGA
- a CDS encoding LysR family transcriptional regulator ArgP, which translates to MTELPIDQVRTLLAVVDEGTFDAAAAALHVTPSAVSQRIKTLEQRVGRVLLMRTKPVRPTESGQVVVRFARQLAALNEDARRELGIAGEPGPARLSIAVNADSLATWFLPAVTRVPRDPPVSFELYREDETRTAELLREGRVMAAVTSSPDPVAGCLVRPLGLARYLPAANPDFVARHRSGRLRRWLPGAPVIVFDQADELQDRFVRALSGVDAAEHRHHVPTSEGFRDAVAAGLGWGLVPEPQARPLLESGALVELEPGLHWDVPLYWQQWKLDVRALALVADTITAAAAEALHPLPS; encoded by the coding sequence ATGACCGAGTTGCCCATCGACCAGGTGCGGACGCTGCTCGCGGTCGTCGACGAGGGCACGTTCGACGCCGCCGCCGCGGCCCTGCACGTCACCCCGTCGGCGGTCAGCCAGCGGATCAAGACCCTCGAGCAGCGCGTCGGCCGGGTGCTGCTGATGCGCACCAAACCGGTCCGGCCGACCGAGTCCGGGCAGGTCGTCGTGCGGTTCGCGCGACAGCTCGCCGCGCTGAACGAGGACGCGCGGCGGGAGCTGGGGATCGCCGGCGAGCCCGGCCCCGCGCGGCTGTCCATCGCGGTGAACGCCGATTCGCTCGCCACCTGGTTCCTGCCCGCCGTCACCCGGGTGCCGCGCGATCCGCCGGTGTCCTTCGAGCTGTACCGCGAGGACGAGACGCGGACCGCCGAGCTGCTGCGTGAGGGACGGGTGATGGCCGCGGTGACCTCGTCGCCGGACCCGGTCGCCGGCTGCCTCGTGCGTCCGCTGGGGCTCGCGCGTTACCTGCCCGCGGCGAACCCGGACTTCGTGGCCCGACACCGGTCCGGCCGGCTCCGGCGGTGGCTGCCCGGCGCGCCGGTGATCGTCTTCGACCAGGCCGACGAACTGCAGGACCGCTTCGTCCGCGCGCTGTCCGGTGTGGACGCCGCGGAGCACCGCCACCACGTGCCCACGTCGGAGGGCTTCCGCGACGCCGTCGCGGCCGGCCTGGGCTGGGGCCTGGTCCCGGAGCCGCAGGCCCGGCCGCTCCTGGAGTCCGGCGCCCTCGTCGAACTCGAACCGGGCCTGCACTGGGACGTGCCGTTGTACTGGCAGCAGTGGAAACTGGACGTGCGCGCGCTGGCGCTCGTCGCGGACACGATCACCGCGGCGGCCGCGGAGGCGCTGCACCCGCTGCCGTCCTGA
- a CDS encoding alpha/beta hydrolase: MNEATPRAPIVLIHGLWMTARSWDRWAEYYRAKGHEVIVPTYPGFEIEVEALRQNPQIIADATVPATLEHLVDVVESVDTPPIIMGHSFGGTFTQLLVNRGLGAAAVVIDSAPPEGVRINPPSQIKSLFPVLANPANRHRAVGFTKEQFHYAFANTCSREESDAAYDRLHIPAPGSWVWAYGLIANWKPGHQETWVDYDLDDRAPLLFIIGGKDHLMPPSVIRSNAKKYRNSAATTEIYEFPDRSHFTGVEPGWERVADYALEWATSHMRAAQTPGASANPGDRRVRPD; this comes from the coding sequence ATGAACGAAGCGACGCCAAGGGCCCCGATCGTGCTGATCCACGGGCTTTGGATGACCGCCCGGAGCTGGGATCGCTGGGCAGAGTACTACCGCGCAAAGGGCCATGAGGTCATCGTTCCGACGTATCCGGGATTCGAGATCGAAGTGGAGGCGTTGCGCCAGAACCCTCAGATCATCGCCGATGCGACGGTCCCCGCGACGCTCGAGCACCTTGTCGACGTAGTCGAAAGCGTTGATACCCCACCCATCATCATGGGCCATTCCTTCGGCGGGACCTTCACCCAACTCCTCGTCAACCGTGGCTTGGGTGCTGCCGCTGTGGTGATCGACTCGGCCCCACCGGAGGGTGTGCGGATCAACCCGCCGTCGCAGATCAAATCGCTGTTCCCGGTCCTCGCCAACCCGGCCAACCGGCACCGCGCAGTGGGCTTCACCAAGGAGCAGTTCCACTATGCGTTCGCCAACACCTGCAGCCGGGAGGAGTCCGACGCGGCGTACGACCGCCTCCACATCCCGGCGCCTGGCAGCTGGGTATGGGCCTACGGCCTGATAGCCAACTGGAAGCCAGGCCACCAGGAGACCTGGGTCGACTACGACCTGGATGACCGTGCTCCACTGCTTTTCATCATCGGCGGCAAAGACCACCTGATGCCGCCGTCAGTGATCCGCTCGAACGCGAAGAAGTACCGCAACTCCGCGGCGACGACCGAAATCTACGAGTTTCCCGACCGCTCACACTTCACCGGCGTCGAGCCTGGCTGGGAACGCGTGGCCGACTACGCACTCGAGTGGGCGACAAGTCACATGCGAGCCGCACAAACCCCCGGCGCATCCGCGAACCCGGGAGACCGCCGTGTCCGTCCGGACTGA
- a CDS encoding ArsR/SmtB family transcription factor, whose amino-acid sequence MDDTTEQLNRVFAALADPTRRDLVARLAAADATVGELAEPYDMSLQAISKHVKVLEEAGLVTRSKVAQRRPVHLDAEVFDLMTKWIERYRRTAEERYRRLDAVLSRMSDTDQPQEDAS is encoded by the coding sequence GTGGACGACACGACCGAGCAGCTCAACCGTGTGTTCGCGGCCCTCGCGGATCCGACCCGGCGCGACCTGGTCGCCCGGCTGGCCGCCGCGGACGCGACCGTCGGCGAGCTGGCCGAGCCGTACGACATGAGCCTCCAGGCGATCTCCAAGCACGTGAAGGTGCTGGAGGAAGCCGGCCTGGTGACGCGCAGCAAGGTCGCCCAGCGGCGGCCCGTCCACCTCGACGCGGAGGTGTTCGACCTGATGACGAAGTGGATCGAGCGCTACCGCCGCACGGCCGAGGAACGGTACCGGCGCCTGGACGCCGTGCTGTCCCGCATGTCCGACACCGACCAGCCCCAGGAGGACGCATCATGA
- a CDS encoding DUF6314 family protein, which produces MDNPPSDEEARLFAALPGEWTITRALPGTGRMTGSARFRPAGPDLLHYREDGQLTLDGGQVLDVYREYHYRLEPGLIRICFAEPGPPRTLHVLRLDQAAASDVHLCGQDTYVGHYEFPDENRFTVRMRVTGPHKDYSIETTYERAR; this is translated from the coding sequence ATGGACAACCCGCCCAGCGACGAGGAGGCGCGCCTGTTCGCAGCCCTGCCGGGGGAGTGGACGATCACCAGGGCGCTGCCGGGCACCGGCCGGATGACCGGGTCGGCCCGGTTCCGCCCCGCGGGGCCGGATCTGCTGCACTACCGCGAGGACGGGCAGCTCACCCTGGACGGCGGGCAGGTCCTCGACGTCTATCGCGAGTACCACTACCGGCTGGAGCCGGGACTGATCCGCATCTGCTTCGCCGAGCCGGGGCCACCGCGGACGTTGCACGTGCTCCGGCTCGACCAGGCCGCCGCGTCCGACGTACACCTCTGCGGCCAGGACACCTACGTCGGCCACTACGAGTTCCCGGACGAAAACCGCTTCACCGTGCGCATGCGGGTCACCGGGCCGCACAAGGACTACTCGATCGAGACGACCTACGAGCGCGCCCGCTGA
- a CDS encoding dipeptide ABC transporter ATP-binding protein, which produces MAPQDELTLDRPAAATTTGTLLRVRDLTIAYGHHQVVTGVSFELPRAGSLALIGESGSGKSTIARSLLRLLPEGGRARGVAEFDGQDVLSLPERRFRRLRGRRIGYVPQDPGSSLNPVRTIGAQAREAAALLDEPSAARRHERILETFAQVGLDDPRRVYDSYPHQLSGGMLQRVLIGLAVLPGPELLVADEPTSALDVTIQRRILDLLSRLRADLGIGLLLITHDLAIAAERADSLVVLKDGVVQDAGPTAEVFSTPGSDYTRRLHADVPALNPDRYRRLRDVGAQRLTGSAPKIDIRGVTKTFTVGGRALRAVDDVSFSVGAGTTHALVGESGSGKTTAIRLLLGLERADSGRIEVAGEEVTGGSHAALRSVRRHLQLVYQNPYTSLDPTWKVERLVREPLDRFRIGTRRERADRVREVLDAVGLADELRGRKPAALSGGQRQRVAIARALVLRPDVIVLDEPTSALDVTVQAGIVEVLLSLQAELGLTYVFVSHDLALVRQLAHTVSVMRQGRIVESGPVESIFDSPREPYTRALIDSIPAGAQELS; this is translated from the coding sequence ATGGCTCCGCAAGACGAACTGACCCTCGACCGCCCCGCGGCGGCCACGACCACCGGGACGCTACTGCGCGTGCGGGACCTCACCATCGCCTACGGCCACCACCAGGTCGTCACCGGCGTGAGCTTCGAGCTCCCGCGGGCAGGCAGCCTCGCGCTCATCGGCGAATCCGGCTCCGGCAAGTCGACCATCGCCCGCTCGCTGCTGCGTCTGCTGCCCGAAGGCGGCCGGGCGCGCGGCGTGGCCGAGTTCGACGGGCAGGACGTCCTGTCGCTGCCCGAACGCCGGTTCCGCCGCCTGCGTGGCCGCCGCATCGGGTACGTGCCGCAGGACCCGGGCAGCTCCCTCAACCCGGTCCGCACCATCGGCGCGCAGGCCAGGGAAGCCGCCGCGCTGCTGGACGAGCCCAGCGCGGCCCGGCGCCACGAACGGATCCTGGAGACCTTCGCGCAGGTCGGTCTCGACGACCCACGGCGCGTCTACGACTCCTACCCGCACCAGCTCTCCGGCGGCATGCTGCAACGCGTCCTCATCGGACTGGCTGTGCTGCCGGGGCCCGAGCTGCTCGTCGCCGACGAGCCGACGTCGGCGCTGGACGTGACCATCCAGCGGCGCATCCTCGACCTGCTGTCCCGGCTGCGCGCCGACCTCGGCATCGGCCTGCTGCTCATCACCCACGACCTGGCGATCGCCGCGGAGCGCGCCGACTCACTGGTCGTGCTCAAGGACGGCGTGGTGCAGGACGCCGGGCCCACCGCGGAGGTGTTCTCCACGCCGGGGTCGGACTACACGCGGCGCCTGCACGCCGACGTCCCGGCGCTCAACCCGGACCGCTACCGCCGGTTGCGCGACGTCGGCGCGCAGCGGCTCACCGGTTCTGCGCCCAAGATCGATATCCGCGGCGTGACGAAGACCTTCACCGTCGGCGGCCGCGCGCTGCGGGCCGTGGACGACGTGTCGTTCAGCGTCGGCGCGGGCACCACGCACGCGCTCGTCGGCGAGTCCGGCTCCGGGAAGACGACCGCCATCCGCCTGCTGCTCGGCCTCGAACGCGCCGACTCGGGCCGCATCGAGGTGGCCGGCGAGGAGGTGACCGGCGGCTCGCACGCCGCGCTGCGGTCCGTGCGGCGGCACCTGCAACTGGTCTACCAGAACCCGTACACCTCACTGGATCCGACGTGGAAGGTGGAGCGGCTGGTGCGGGAGCCGCTGGACCGGTTCCGCATCGGGACCCGGCGCGAACGCGCCGACCGGGTCCGCGAGGTGCTGGACGCCGTCGGGCTGGCGGACGAGCTCCGCGGCCGCAAACCCGCCGCGCTGTCCGGCGGTCAGCGGCAGCGGGTCGCGATCGCGCGGGCGCTGGTGCTGCGGCCGGACGTGATCGTGCTCGACGAACCGACCTCCGCGCTCGACGTCACCGTGCAGGCCGGCATCGTCGAGGTGCTCCTGTCGCTGCAGGCCGAGCTGGGGCTGACGTACGTGTTCGTGTCGCACGACCTCGCGCTGGTGCGCCAGCTCGCGCACACCGTGTCGGTGATGCGGCAGGGGCGGATCGTCGAGAGCGGGCCGGTCGAGTCCATTTTCGACAGTCCGCGGGAGCCCTACACACGGGCCCTCATCGACTCGATCCCCGCCGGCGCGCAGGAGCTGTCGTGA